CAAATGCGGGAATCGTGTTTTTTTGTGAAATAACAATAACATCAACATATGTCCATAAAACATCAGCAGGAAATATGAGAAAATTGACGAATAAAAACATTATACAGTTAGATATTGAATAGAACGTTCTTTGTTTTTATAGTATCTCCCTAACTTTTCTTTAATTGATGTTTTTCTTACTTGAATTTTGGGTATGTATTTATGTTGTAACTACTTAAAAAAAGCAAAATTGTAGTGGGGGAACTCCAATAAAATCCAGATGGGAATAAGATTACAGTTAGTTAACATCCTTGTGACGAGGACAGGGGAAACATAGCATTTGTGTTAGAATGGGAGGATATTATGAATCAATTGGTTTACGATTTTATTAAGCAAAATCAGGATTACATCCTTACTGAGTGGATGGGCATCATGAAGGAAAGTACGGATGAAAGATTAATTAAAGTCGTCTCAGATCGAATGTTCACGCAAACGAGCAGTGAATTTATAGATATGATCATCACGAACGTTGATAGTAAAACCAAGGAATTCACATTGAAGCTTTCTGATTTTGCCGAGAAAGTCGTCCAATTGGGATGGCCTCTTACTTTCGTCAATGAAGGACTTCATAAATTCACACTAATTGTCATTAATGGAATGGTGGAAAAGGGCCTGGTTACTCCTGATAATCAAGTCAATCTTGTTAATCATTTGGATAAATGGGCCACACCAATAAATAATGAAATAGTCAATATATATACTCAAACTTGGGAAAGAACGGTTTCCATGCAAAAAATAGCGTTGCAAGAACTTTCGGCTCCGCTCATTCCTGTATTGGAAGGCATTACGGTAATGCCGCTGATTGGTACGATTGATACGGAACGTGCCAAACAGATAATGGAAAACCTGTTGACTGGCGTGGTTAAGCATAGATCTGAAGTTGTTCTTATTGATATAACGGGCGTGCCGGTAGTGGATACGATGGTTGCCCATCATATCATTCAAGCTGCGGAAGCGGTCCGATTGGTGGGCGCCAAATGTATACTCTGCGGCATCCGCCCTGAAATAGCCCAAACCATAGTTAATCTTGGAATTAATTTAAATGAAGTGATTACAAAAAATACATTGAAAAAAGGGATAGAAGTTGCGTTGGAATTAACGAGCCGTAAGATCGTAAAGGTGGAGGGATAAGTATGAGGATTCCGATATTAAAGCTTTATGACTGCTTGTTAGTATCTATACAGTGGGAATTGGATGATGTGACAGCCCTTCAATTCCAAGAGGATTTACTGCATAAGATTCATGAAACAAGCGCGAATGGCGTTGTCATAGATATTACCTCAATAGATTTTATTGATTCTTTTATCGCAAAGGTATTAGGCGATGTCTTTAGCATGTCTAAGCTTATGGGGGCCAAAGTTGTAATTACGGGGATCCAGCCTGCTGTTGCAATAACATTAATTGAACTGGGAATTAGTCTCGAAGATGTTCTGACAGCATTAGACTTAGAGAAAGGCCTGGAGAAATTACAACAGGAATTGGGGGATTAAAGAATGGAGTTCCAATCCTGCGTAAAAATCATAAATGAATGGGACATCGTAGCTGCAAGGCAGCTCGGAAGAAATGTCGCTAAAGAGCTGGGGTTCGGTACTGTAGACCAGGCCAGGATCACGACGGCCATTAGCGAATTGGCCCGAAACATATACCTATATGCTGGACAAGGCAGTGTTAGCATAGAAAAGCTAAATATAAATGGGAAGTCAGGATTGAAAATCATTGCAGAGGACCAAGGGCCGGGAATTGAGGATATCCGCAGAGTCATGGAAGATGGATATACCACCTCGGGGGGACTGGGTGCAGGACTTCCTGGAGCCAAACGTTTAATGGATGACTTTGATATTGAATCGATACCAGGTGAAGGGACTAAGATTATCGCAACGAAATGGCTCCGTTAGGGGGGGACTATGGATATTAGGGAGAACATGGAGAAAAAGTATCATGAGGCGCTTTCTACTTATCTTAAAGACAAAAATGAGCAGGCACTCTACCAAGGGCAAAAGATTAGCCGCCTACATATCAAA
This sequence is a window from Brevibacillus sp. JNUCC-41. Protein-coding genes within it:
- a CDS encoding anti-sigma regulatory factor, which translates into the protein MEFQSCVKIINEWDIVAARQLGRNVAKELGFGTVDQARITTAISELARNIYLYAGQGSVSIEKLNINGKSGLKIIAEDQGPGIEDIRRVMEDGYTTSGGLGAGLPGAKRLMDDFDIESIPGEGTKIIATKWLR
- a CDS encoding RsbT co-antagonist protein RsbRA, producing the protein MNQLVYDFIKQNQDYILTEWMGIMKESTDERLIKVVSDRMFTQTSSEFIDMIITNVDSKTKEFTLKLSDFAEKVVQLGWPLTFVNEGLHKFTLIVINGMVEKGLVTPDNQVNLVNHLDKWATPINNEIVNIYTQTWERTVSMQKIALQELSAPLIPVLEGITVMPLIGTIDTERAKQIMENLLTGVVKHRSEVVLIDITGVPVVDTMVAHHIIQAAEAVRLVGAKCILCGIRPEIAQTIVNLGINLNEVITKNTLKKGIEVALELTSRKIVKVEG
- a CDS encoding STAS domain-containing protein, yielding MRIPILKLYDCLLVSIQWELDDVTALQFQEDLLHKIHETSANGVVIDITSIDFIDSFIAKVLGDVFSMSKLMGAKVVITGIQPAVAITLIELGISLEDVLTALDLEKGLEKLQQELGD